CACGTAGACCGTCTGGCCTGCGTGCACGCGCTCGACCATCGGTCCTGGCGGCGCCGCGGGCTCCTGGGCGGGCAACGCCTCCAATGCCTCCTTCAGGTGTGACCGCGCCCGCCGCACCGCTTCCTCGGTACGCGCTGCGCGCACCTCTGCCATCACCGCGTCCAGACGTCTGCGCGTCTCGATGATGATCGTCTCGCCGGTCTGCCTGGCCTCTGCCAGCAGGCGCCGGCGCTCGCGCCGAATGTGCTCGGCCTCCTGGACCATTTGCTGCTCGGCCTCCTGGGCCGCCGCCCTGGCCAGCGCGGCCTCGGCCCTGTCCATCTCCGCGGCCTGCCTGTCGCGCGTGAGGTCATCCAGCACCTGCTCGATGGCCACATGCTCTGGCGCCAGAAGGGACCTTGCCTCCGCCACGACGCCGGGATCGAGACCCAGCCGTTCCGCGATGACGAGGGCGTTACTGCGGCCCGGAAGCCCGATCTGAAGCCGGAACGTGGGCCGCAGCGTCTCAACGTCGAACTCCACGGACGCGTTCTCGATACCGGCTTCCACAGAAGCCAGCATCTTCAGCTCGTTGTAGTGGGTGGTGACCACGGTGTGCAACCCGCGGCGGTGCAGTTCCTGAATGATCGCTCGGGCCAGCGCCACCCCCTCGGTGGGATCGGTTCCTGCGCCGACCTCGTCGAGCAGAACAAGCCCGGGCGGCCGCACGTTTCGCAGGATCTGGACGATGGCGCTCATGTGCGACGAGAAGGTAGACAGGTTCTGTTCGATGGACTGCTCGTCGCCTATGTCCGCGTGCACCTGGTCGAATCGGGCGACGGTGCTGCCGTCCGCGGCCGGTATGAACAGCCCTGCCTGGGCCATCAGGGCCAGCAGGCCGATGGTCTTCAGGGCCACCGTCTTGCCCCCGGTGTTGGGGCCGGTCACGACCAGCGTGGTGAACTCGCCTCCCAGGATGATATCCACCGGGACGACCTCTGCGTCACCCCGGGCGAGGACCAGCACGGGGTGACGCGCGCAGTGCACCTGCATGATGCCGTCCTCGCGCACCTGTGGCGCAGTGGCCCGCAGGCGCGCGGCCAGCGCGGCCTTGGCCGATGCCAGGTCCAGATCGCCCAGGATCTCCCCGTTGGTGCACAACGCTCCGGAGTGTTCACCCACCAGACCCGACAGTTTGCGCAGGATCCGGAGGATCTCCTCGCGCTCCGCGGCATCCAGCTCGCGCCGCCGGTTGCCCAACGGGACCAGCGCCAGCGGCTCCATGAAGAGCGTAGCTCCGCTTGCGCTCGCGTCGTGCACGATGCCCGGGAACTGCGCGCGGTGTTCGGCCCGCACGGGCATGACGAACCGATCACCTCGCATCGTCACCAGCGACTCCTGCAGGTAACGCGCGACGGCCGAATCGTGGAGCAGTCGCTCCAGCGACTCCCGCAGGCGTCGCTCCACGGCCTGGTGCTCGTCGCGGATCCGGCGCAGCTCGGGCGAGGCCGTACTCAGAACCCGGCCCTGGTCGTCCAGGGCCCTGACGATCTCCGTCTCCAACCCCGGCAGCGCGGCCAGGCGGTCGGCCATCGCTGCCAGGCGTAGGGCCAGAGTGCGACGCGAGCGCAGGTGGGCCTGGACGCGCCGGGTGACCTCCAGGGTCTGCGCCACGTCGAGCAGTTCCAGGGGTTCGAGCATTCCGCCCGATGCCGCCATCGCGGCCTGCACCCGGATGTCGCGCGCGCCCCGCACCTGGATCTCGGACTCCGCGGCAACCGCCACCGCCTCCGCGGTAACCTCCAGGGCCGCGCGCACCGCCTCGCCTTCGCGCAATGGCGCCAGGCGCAGCGCCAGCTCGCGCCCCATGGGCGTCACGGTGCCCTCGGCCAGCGCCGCAAGGATCTTGGGAAACTCGAGCACTCGAAGGGTGCGCGCGTCGGCGATCATTGACACCTCTTCATTATAGACGAGAGGGAAACCGCCGCGAGAGCGCGGGGTGGTCGTCCAGTCCGAACCGCCACGCGCGGCCCCGGGCGTTGCTAACCCCGATGCGCGGACCGACGGCAACGGCGACGCGGCGGCGGCCGCCATGAGCCAGGTAGAGCGGAGGCACGGTAAGATCGGAGCCGTTGTGCTCCAGGCCGACCGACATCGCGACGGTCAGGCGGCCGGGGCCTGAGGCAGCGGGCTCGATCGCCCGCAGGAGCACCGCCCCCGGCCGTCCCTCGGGCTCGGTGACAACGTTCAGGCAGGCGTGCAGCCCAAACGCACGGTAGACGTAGGCGATCCCGGGCCGGCCGAACATGACCGCACTGCGCGGGGTCCGCTTGAAGGCATGGCTGGCAGGGTCGTCGGCCCCCCGGTAGGCCTCGGTCTCCACGATGCGACCTACCAGCACTCCCGACGGCGTCTCGTGGACCAGCAGATGGCCCAGCAGGGAACGGGCGACGGCCACCGTGTGCCGTGCGAAGAAGCTGCGCGGAAGCGGCCGGAACTGTCTCATCTCACCGGCTGCGCCGCGGGCGGCCTTCCCGGTGGCCGAGCACCTCGCGCAGCGACGCGAGCGGCAGCGTGTTGATGACCTCTCGCGCCTCGACCCAGCCGCGCCGGGCGGTTCCCACCCCAAGCGGCATGTAGCGCAGCTGCGCGCACGAGTGCGCGTCCGTGCCGATCGCCAGGCGCGCCCCCCGCTCCCTGGCCAGGCGGACGTCGGTGTCCTTGAGGTCCAGGCGCTCGGGCGCGGCGTTGATCTCAAGCGCGGTCCCGGTTCGGACCGCGGCGTCCACCACCGCCTCGATGTCCACCTCGTAGGGGTCGCGCGCGCCGAGCAGGCGGCCGGTGGGGTGACCGAGGATATCCACGTGCCCGCTCTCCATCGCCCGCACTATGCGCGAGGTCATCTCATCACGGCTCATTCGGAAGCGGGTGTGCACCGATGCGATCACCAGGTCGAGGTCGGCCAGCAGCTCGTCGGGGTAGTCCAGGGTGCCATCGGCGGAGATGTCGCACTCGGTGCCGATGAGAACGGCTATCCCCAGGCGGTCTGAGAGAGCGCGGACCTGCCGGATGTGCTCGCGCAGGTCCGCGGCCGGCACTCCTCGCGCGACCTTGAGCGACTGCGAATGATCGGTGATGCAGACGTACTCGTATCCCATCGCCACTGCGGCGGCTGCGATCTCCTCGACGCTATCGGCGCCGTCGCTCCACGATGTGTGCGCGTGAACCTCGCCGCGGATGTCCTCGGCCTCGATCAACCGCGGCAGCCGCCCTGCCTCCGCCGCCTCGATCTCGCCCTTGTCCTCCCGAAGTTCGGGCGGGATCCACGGCAGGCCGAGGGCGCGGTAGATGCCGGCCTCGGTGCGACCGGCCACCCGGCGACCGGCCACGCGGCGGTCGTCCCCGCCGCGACCGTCCCCCGACCGCCACAGGCCGTACTCGTTGAGCTTCAACCCGGCGCGGGCCGCCCGCTCGCGCAGGGCGACGTTGTGCTCCTTGCTGCCGGTGAAGTACTGCAGCGCCGCGCCATACGCGGCGGGCTCCACAACGCGCAGGTCGGCCTGCAGCCCGATGTCCAACACCACGGAGGACCGGGTGGAACCCCGCTCCAGCACCTCGCTGACTTCGGGCGCCGTCGTGAAGGCGTCCATCACCCGACCGGGCGCCCGGCTGGTTACCAGGATGTCCAGGTCGCCCACGGTCTCCCTCATGCGGCGGATGCTGCCGGCGGCGCTGATCTGTTTCACGCCTGGGACGGCCCGCAATCGCTCCACCATCTCGACTGCCGCGGGTAGGGCAAAGCCCAGGGGCCGGCGCCCGGCCTGGCGGCGCACCATCGCGATGCCGCGCAGTATGGCCTCCTCGGTCCGCTGACCCATGCGCGGCAGTTCGCGAATGCGGCCCGCGGCAGCCGCGGCCTCCAGTTCGTCCAGCGTCGAGATGCCCAGCTGCTCGTGCAGCAACAGCGCGGTCTTGGGCCCGACCTCAGGCACCAACATCAAGGTGGTCAGCCCAGGCGGAAGCGAGGCGGCCAGTTCTTCGTAGGCGTGCATCGTGCCGGTGGCCAGGAACTCGACGATCTTCTCCGCCAGGGCCTTGCCTATTCCGGGAATCTCGGTCAGGCCTCCTCGGGCGGCGACCTCGGCAACATCCTCTGAGAGTCCCTCTATGGCGCGGGCTGCCCGGCGGTAGGCGTTGATACGGAAAACCGACTCGCCCCCTATCTCGAGCAGATCGGCTATCAGCGCAAACCGTTGGGCGACGGCCCGGTTCTGCGTCACGCCGGGTTCGTCAGAACCTGTGGTCCGGACCGATCGGCGGGAACGGGATCGGGCTGATCCGTTGAAGGTGAGTGACGGCGCCTCGCTGAGCCGCCGCGACGTACCGCACGATCGGCGACCGCTCGACGTCCTGCGCGATGGCCTCCGACAGAGGCGAGGCCAGCAGGATTCCTACCCCGGCCATAGTCGCGACCAGGGCCTTGAGCGCGCCTGTGAGAATCCCAAGGAGCTGGGCGTACAGGCCTGGTCGCTTGCCGCCTGGCAGGATGCTGATCAGCACGGCCAGCAGCGTGTACGCGACCAGGAAAGCCAGGACGAATCCAACGGTCCGCCCCCATTCCAGGGGCAGGGGGCTCCCTTTTGTGATGCGCTCGCCCAGGGCCGGGAAGGCGATCGCCGCGGCCGCGTAGGCAACCACCAGCGCCACCGCGCCCAGCAGGGACGCGACGCCGCCCTTGAACATTCCCTGCACGACGAACCCAATCAGCAGCACGATCGCGATCCAGTCAAGCCAGGTCACTGCAGCCACCTCCAGGATGCCCGTTCACCAAAGACGATACCCTATATGCCACTCCGGCATACCTATGCGCGGACCTTGACCGGCAGGCGCGCGGCCAAGGCCGCGCATATCTCCAGCATCAATCCCTCGATCTCTTCGCCGGTGAGGGTGCGGTCCGGAGCGCGAAACGTCAGGGTGTAGGCCAGGTTGCGCGTCCCCGGAGCGAGCGGCGGGCCGGTGTAGGCGTCGAACAACTCCACCGACTCCAGCAGTGCGCCGCCGGCCTCGACCAGCGCTCCCTGTACCGCCGCATGGGGCAGACCCAACGGCGCCACCAGGGCAACATCGCGCACCACTGCCGGATACCGCGGCATGCCCGTGAATCTCGGCTGAAGCACCGCGCGGCCGAGCAGCACATCCAGATCCATCTCGCTCACGCAGGTGCGGCCTGGAAGATCGAACCGGGCGGCAACTTGGGGATGCAGCTCGCCCATCACCCCGGCCTCCACGCCTCCGACGCTGACGCGTCCACACCGCGCCGGATGCATCCACGCGGGACCGCCGGCTTCCACTGCAAGCGGTCCTGCCCGCAGCTCGCCGGAGAGGGTTTCCAGCACGCCCCTCAGGTGCAGCAGCGTGGCCTCGCGCAGATCCCGGGCGTCCTCCCAGAACCCGGCCAGCCACACCCCGCGCATCGCTATCGCCAGTGCGCGCCGTTCCCTCACCACGCCGCCTTCAGCCCGGAAGGTGCGGCCGATCTCAAACAGGTGGATCGCTCCCTGCCGCCGCGCGACGTTGACCCGTACCGCCTCCAGCAGTCCCGGAAGCAGAGCGGACCGCAGGTGGGTGTGATCGGCGGTAAGCGGGTTGGAGATGGGCACGGCCAGGCGCCACGGATCGCCCTCCTCCACCCCCAACTGGTCCAGCGCGCGCGGGTGGACGAGTGACAGCGTCATCGCCTCGGTCAGGCCCGCACGCACGAGCGCGTCGCGCGCAGCGCCCTCGGCTTCCAGCGTGACCGGGCGGCGTCCCTGCTGCATGATCTCGCACGGCATCGCCTCTGGAATCCGGTCGTAACCGTGGTGGCGGGCCACTTCCTCGACGAGGTCTTCCTCGCGCTCCAGATCCCTTCGGCCGACCGGGGGCACGGCGAAGACCGAATCCCCCTCAAGGCGTACCTCGAGCCCGAGCCGGGTGAGGACGGACACAACCTCATCAGGCGGTATCTCCACACCCAGGACGCGCACCAAGCGCGGGAGCCGCAGCCTGATTACCGGCCTGGGCACCGGCGCCGGATAAACGTCCACCCCAAAGCGCAGGACCCGTCCTCCCGAGAGGCCGGCTATGAGCCCGGCGGCCCGGCGCGCTGCACGGGCGACCCCTTCGGGATCCACCCCGCGCTCGAACCTTGCGCTGGCCTCGGTGCGCAGGCCGATGCGACGGCTCGTGCGGCGCACGCCGGCAGGCGCAAACGACGCTGCTTCCAGCAGCACAGTGTGGGTCCCCGGCCCGATCTCGGTCTCGGCGCCGCCCATAATGCCGGCCAGGGCCACGGGACGGCGGGCGTCCGCGATAACGAGCATCGCGGGGTCGAGCGTGCGTCCCACGCCATCCAGCGTCACCAGGTGCTCGCCTGCGGCGGCCGATCGCACGATGATCCGACGTCCATGTAGCGCGTCGAGGTCAAATGCGTGCAGGGGTTGCCCCCATTCCAGCATCACGTAGTTCGTCGCGTCCACCACCGCGTTCACGGGCCGGATACCGGCCGCCTCCAGCCTGGCAGCGATGGCAGGGGGCGAGGAACCGACCGTGATACCCGTGATCACGTGGGCCACGTAGCGAGGGCAAAGCGAAGCGTCGGCAATCTCCACCGCGGCCATGGAGGAAGCGGGTGGGTCCACCTCGTCGAGATCGTCCTCCGGCAGATGTGCGTCGCAGCCCGCCCACGCCGCCAGCTCGCGGGCGATGCCGATCATGCTCAGCAGGTCCGGCCGGTTGGAGGCTATCTCGAGATCCAGCACCAGGTCTCCCCCGGCGCGCTCGACTCCCTCCACCCCGATGCCCAGCATGGGCAGGCGCTCGACCAGCGCCTCGGCGGGTTCGGGCAACTCAACGTACTCTCTCAGCCACGACAGCGGGGCGCGCATCTAGAACTGCTCCAGCAATCTGAGATCGTTCTCCCACAGCAGGCGGATGTCGGGGATCCCGTAGCGCACCATGGCCGGCCGGTCAACCCCCAGGCCGAACGCAAGAGCCGTGTACCGCTGTGGGTCAATCCCGGCCATCTCCAGCACCCTGGGGTGGAACATGCCGCACCCGCCCAGCTCCAGCCACCGTCCCTCGAACGACACCGCCAGTTCGGCGCTGGGTTCGGTGAAGGGGAAGTAGCTGGGCTGGAAACGCGTCTTGGTCTGGGGCCCGAACATCTCGCGCGCGAACGCGGCCAGCACGCCCTTGACGTTGGCGAACGTGATCGTCTCGCCGACCATGAACCCGTCCACCTGGTGGAACACCGGCATGTGCGTGGCGTCCACGGGGTCCCGGCGATAGCACCTTCCGCTGGTGACGATGCGCATCGGCGGCGTCCGTCCCACCATCACCCGTGCGTCCACGACGGTGGCGTGCGTGCGCAGCAGCAGCTCGTCGCCGAGATAGAAGGTGTCCTGCGTGTCGCGGGCCGGGTGGTCGCGCGGCATGTTGAGCCGCCCGAAGTTGAACTCGTCGGTTTCCACTTCGGTTCCCTCGACCACCTCAAACCCGAGCCCGATGAAGATCCGCTCGACCTCGTCGAGCGTGCGCCGAAGCACGTGCCGGCGGCCCAGCGGCCCGCGCCGGCCGGGCAGCGACACGTCAATCCGCTCATCTGCCAGGCGTTCTGCCTCCTGAGCAGTGGTGAGCTCGGCCGCGCGGCCGTCGAACGCCGCCAGCAGCGTCTCCCGGGCGCTGTTGAGGCGCGCGCCGAGTGACGCGCGCTCGGGTCCGCTCAGGACAGGGATGCCCTTGAGGAGCGCGGCGATCTCGCCCCGGCGCCCCAACACGCGGTGGCGCATGGCCTCCAGCACGTCGGGTGCCGTCACCCCCCCGAGCGCCTCGATCGTTTGGGTCACGAGCCGGTCAACATCATCGGGCATGTGGCCCCTCCCGGGGAATGCCAAAGCGCCTTCGCCCCCAGGGGCGAAAGCGCCTCGCTTCCGCGATACCACCCTCATCCATCGCCTGGCGGCCGTGCCGCACGCTTCTCAGTCGGGCAAGCGGCTCAGCGGACCCGGGGTTGTCCGGGCACACCGCCGATATGCCAGGTATGCCCAGATCGAGCCGGTCGATTCGAAGAGCCGCCACAACGCCTCAGCCGACCAGACCTGGTCCACGGCCCTCCTCTGATCGCTCGGAGAAACGATCCTGAAACCCGCGCCAGATCAGGGTTCCAGCCAATGCCGTGCGCTTGCCGTGAGTATAGCACAGGCTGAAAGCGGCTGACAAGCGTGTGAGGGGCCGGTCATAGAATTGCGGGCGGGGCGCCGCGCCTGCGGACGACCTCGTATAGGAGCACGCCCGCCGCCACCGCGGCGTTGAGCGACTCCACCGGCCCCAGCAGTGGAATGCGGACGCGCGTCCCAAGATCGAACCACGCCGGATCAGGCCCGGCGGACTCGTTCCCAACGACGATCGCCAGCGGTGGACCCAGGGGCGCAGAGGTATAGTCCTGATCTCCTCTAGCGTCCGCCACGATCACGCGGACCCCGCAGGCGACAAGTGCCGCCCGCAGCGAGGCACCGTCGAGCCCAAGCACGGGGACCCTGAAGGCCGCTCCCATGGAGGCGCGCATCGCCTTGGGCTGAAACGGATCCGCGGTGCCCTCGGTCACCGCGACCGCCGAAGCTCCGGATGCGGCCGCGGTCCGCACCATGGTGCCGAGGTTTCCGGGATCTTGGATTCCGTCGGCTACCAGCAGCAGGAGCCCGGGCGAAGTTAGGATCGCAGCGTCCGGCGGGGACGGACGCCGGGCCAGGGCCACGACTCCCTGGGATGTCGTCACGCGGCCGGCGGCCTGCACGACGCGCAAGGTGGCCTGGCAGACGCGCGCGCCTGCATCCCTGAGGCGCGCGCCCAGCGGCGAGCCCGCGGGGTCCTGCTCGTCGCCGGCAATCAGGGCCGCCTCAATGATGATGCCGGCATCGAGGGCCTCCTGGATCAGGCGCGGCCCGTCCAGCACGATCCGCTGCAGGGGATCGCGGCGCGGATGCCCGCCCGCCCTCCGCATCGCCTGCACCAGGGGGTGGCGCGTGGAGGTGATCATGTCGCCGGTTGGCTAGAGTGAGGTCTCCAGCCTGGTAAGCTGCCGGTTCTCCCCCACCACGACCAGCACGTCCCCGGCCAGAAGACCGGTCTCCGGGTCAGGGGAGATCAGCAACTGACTGTCCCGGCGGATCAACAGCACGCTGACGCCGAAACGGGCCTTGAGATCCAGCCTCCCAAGTGTCTGGCCCACCAGGCGATCGGGCACGCTGAGCTCCTCGATCGAGAACGTGGGTGAGATCTCAATGTAATCCAGGACCCCGGGCGACGAGAGGGTGTGTGCGATGCGCACGCCCATGTCGCGTTCTGGGTAGATAACCACGTCCGCACCGACGCGATCGAGCACCTTGCCCTGCAGGTCGTTGGAGGCCTTGGCCACGATCTTCTTGCAGCCGAGCTCCTTGAGGATCAGCGTGGTCAGGATGCTCTCCTGCATGGCAGCGCCGATCGCCACGACCACCGCGTCCATGTTCGCAATCCCAACGCCCCTGAGCGCCTCGGCGTCCGTTGAGTCCAACTGCACCGCATGCGTCACGTCATCGGCTATGCGCCGGAGCGAGTCCTCGTTCTTGTCGATCGCGAGCACCCGGTGCCCTAGCTGGTGCAGCGTCGCCGCTACGCTCCGGCCGAACCGCCCCATTCCAATCACCGCAAATTCGCTCATCGTCATCTCCACCCGCCCGGATGATCCGACCGTGGCGCCGGGCTCACGTCGTTATCCGATGTACAGCCTCTCCTCAGGATAGCGCACCCGGGGCGGCCGGTGCCACCGGGTCAGCCCGAACGCGACCGTCAGCAACCCGACGCGGCCGCTGAACACGGTCAGCATCACGATAATCCTGCCCCACGGTGAGAGGTGTGGCGTCAACCCTGTGCTCAACCCCACGGTCCCGAAGCCCGACGTGATCTCGAACAGCGCCGGCAGGAACTCCACGCGCTCAATGGCGGCAAGCATGACCGACATCGCGAACACGAAGGCCAGCGAGACGAAGGCTATGGTCAGGGCCTTGTTGATATTCTGGACCATAATCCGGCGTCCGAACATCACCGGCTCCCCGGTTCCCCGGATGCTGCTGAGAATCACCGCCAGTGGCGCCATGAACGTTGTCGTCTTGATGCCTCCGCCCGTACCGCCGGGGGATGCACCGATGAACATGAGCGCGGCAATGAGCATTAGTGTCGGCTCCGCCAGCGCCCCGATCTCAATGGTGTTGAACCCCCCGGTCCTGGGCGTCACCGCTTGGAAGAAGGCCGCGAGCAGCCGCGCGGGAACCGGCAGGGCTCCCAGCGTCTTGGGGTTGGCAAACTCAAACAGCGCGATCAACGCCGTCCCGATGCCTATCAGCATCCCCGTGGCCAACAGCACCGTCTTCGAGTGCAGCGTCAGGCGCCGCGAGCGCAGATCGAACAGTACCGAAAACCCGAGGCCGCCAAGGATGATGAGCCCCGCGATGATCATTGACACCACCGGGTCGCCGGCATATGCGGTCAGGCTCCTAAAACCACCCATCAGGTCAAACCCGGCGTTGTTGAACGCCGATATGCTGTGGAAGACCCCCAGGTACAGCGCGCGTACAAACGGCTCCTCGCCCATCCAGCGCAAGGTCAGAATCGTCGCTCCGGACGCTTCCACGATCAGCGTCATCAGAATGAGGCGCCGCGTGAACCGCACCACGCCCCCGAGGTCGTAGAGGTTGTGGGACTCGGTGAGGATGATCCGCTCCCGAAGCCCGATTCGCCATCTCAGAACAAGGGCCAGGAGCGCCCACGAGGTCATGTATCCGAATCCCCCGAGCTGTATCAACACCAGGATCACCAGCTCGCCAAGAGACGAGTAGTGATCCGCGGTGTCCACGACCGTCAGGCCGGTGACGCACGTCGCCGATGTGGCGGTGAAGAGCGCGGTGAGAAAGGGCGTGGGCCGACCCGACTCGGAGGCAGCCGGCAGGCTGAGCAGCACCGCTCCGACCAGGATGATCGTTATGAAGCCAATGATGATGGTCTGGGAGGGGCTGAGGGTCAGCCGTCCTGACCAGGGATGTCGAGCCAGCGCGAACTGGCGAACCATCTACAGAGTCGGCGTCCTCGCCACGCCCATCCCTGGCATTGCACGGAGCCGCCGGGGACCAACTACCGGCGGCTAGGACTCCAGATGTGCCTTGGCGCGCGCGACCAGCGCGTCAAAGGCCGTCCGGTCTTTCACCGCCAGGTCGGCCAGGACCTTGCGGTTCACGCTCACGCCCGCCTTGCGTAGGCCGCTGATCAGCCGGCTGTACGAAACGCCGCTCACGCGCGCGGCTGCGTTGATGCGGGTGACCCACAACCGCCGGAACTGCCGCTTGCGCAGGCGCCGACCCGCGAATGCCTGCGCCAGAGCGCGGGTTACATACTGCGTGGCCAGGCGGTACCATCGGCTCTGGCCGCCCCGGTACCCCCGCGCCAGTCGCAGGATCTTCTTGTGGCGGCGACGTGCTGTGACGCCGCGCTTGATGCGTGCCATGACCAACCCACCTTCCGTTGGGACACTGCCTGGCGGACCCCCAATGCGCTATTGGCCGGGGAGCAACCGCCGCAACCGCTTCTCATCGCTGGCGTGTACGGAGACCACTGCGCGCAGAGAGCGCCTGCGCTTGGGGCTCTTCTTGACCTTCAGATGCCCGCCGTGCTGGCGCCCCCGCGTCAGGCGGCCTGACCCCGTCGTTCTGATGCGCTTCGTGGCGCCCTGGTGTCGCTTTGTTTTTGGCACCGATCCCTCTCCCGTCTCCTACCCCTTGCGAGGGGCGAGGAGCATGATCATGTTCCTGCCTTCCTGCTTGGGCATGCCCTCGACCACCCCGACTTCTGCCACCGCCAGGGCCAACCGTTGGAGCAATGCCTCCCCCACCTTTGGGTGGGCCATCTCGCGCCCCCGGAACCACATCGCGACCCGGACCTTGTCGCCGTCCTTGAGGAACTCCATCACCCGGCGGATCTTGACCTGGAAATCGTGCTCGCCTATCTTCGGGCTCATCCGCATGCCCTTGAGATCGCCGCCGCGCGACTTCCGGTGGGCGTCCCTGTCACGCTTGCTCTGCTCGTACTTGTACCGCCCGTAGTCCATGATCTTGCACACGGGCGGGGACGCCGTGGGGGCTACCTCCACGAGGTCCAGAGTGTGCTCCTGGGCGCGCGTGAGCGCCTCACGGGTGGGCACGATCCCCAGCTGCTCGCCGCCGGGACCGATCAATCGCACCTCTCGGACTCTTATCCGGTCGTTGATCCTAGTCTCGCGTTCGATGCTCTCTCGCCCTCCTTGGCCCCCCGTGCTTGAGATCGTCCGACAGCCCAAGAAACAAAAAGGGGACGGCAGGTGCCATCCCCACATTCGCGCCGCTGCCACAGCGACCCGGGTCGCATCGCGGTACCTCTTGAACGCCCGGGTGAGAAGCGGATGGCTTCTACTTTCGGCTGCCAGACCTTGCGGAGTATAGCACGGGGGTATGTGGCCGTCAATCGTATGCACCGGCCCGTAGCAGCGCGCGCCCCCCGCAGGGGAAACACGCGCCATGACACCGAACGAAGTAGGAGTATGCGGGGGAACTCCAGAGAGACCCGGGGCTCGCACTCGCCGGTCGCCGCGCTCGGCAGCGCGGTCCTCCACGGCCTGTCCGAACTCGGCAGGGCCGCCCAGATGTTGGCCGCGGCGCTCCGCTGGGTGCTCCGCGGGCGGCTGGAGATCCGCGAGACGGTGGTCCAGATCAACCGCATCGGAATTGAGTCCGTGCCGGTCGTTCTGATCACCGGCGCCTTCTCGGGCATGGTCCTGGCCTATCAGACGGCGCGGCAGCTGGCGGATTTCGGCGGCCAGGGCTTCGTCGGCGGGCTGGTAGGTCTCTCCATAGCGCGTGAGGCCGCACCGGTCTTCACGGCGATCACCGCGGCCGGCCGGGTGGGCGCGGGCATGGCAGCGGAGATCGGCACGATGGCCGTAACCGAGCAGATCGATGCCCTGCGCGTGCTGGCCACCGATCCGGTACGCTACCTGGTGGTCCCGCGGCTGGTTGCGGCGGCCCTGGCGCTGCCGATCCTGACCGCCTTCGCAAACGTCGTGGGCGGGGCCGGCGGATACGCCGTGGCCACCGCCGCCGGGATCAGCGGCGGCGCCTTCATGTCGTCGATCCAACGGTTTCTCTGGCCGTACGATATCGTGGTCGGCCTGATCAAGGCGGTCTTCTTTGGACTGATTATCGCCTCGGTGGGCTGCTACCGGGGCCTCAACACCACCGGCGGCGCGGACGGCGTGGGGCGCGCGACAACCGGCGCGGTGGTCGTCGCGATTGTCCTGATCCTCGTGTTCAACTACTTCCTGGACATGATCTTCTTCTAGGCTGTTGCGTGGAGTGATGAACAAGAAGGCGCGCGAGGGAACAATGGTTGAACAACATCCCCCGGGCACGCCGGGTGAAGCGGTCATCGTCGCGTCGGATCTCTGGAAGTCGTTCGGTCCGACCGTGGCGCTGGCCGGCTTCTCCCTGGAGGTCCGCCGCGGCGAGATCCAGGTAATCATGGGCCCCAGCGGCTGTGGA
The nucleotide sequence above comes from bacterium. Encoded proteins:
- the pheT gene encoding phenylalanine--tRNA ligase subunit beta encodes the protein MRAPLSWLREYVELPEPAEALVERLPMLGIGVEGVERAGGDLVLDLEIASNRPDLLSMIGIARELAAWAGCDAHLPEDDLDEVDPPASSMAAVEIADASLCPRYVAHVITGITVGSSPPAIAARLEAAGIRPVNAVVDATNYVMLEWGQPLHAFDLDALHGRRIIVRSAAAGEHLVTLDGVGRTLDPAMLVIADARRPVALAGIMGGAETEIGPGTHTVLLEAASFAPAGVRRTSRRIGLRTEASARFERGVDPEGVARAARRAAGLIAGLSGGRVLRFGVDVYPAPVPRPVIRLRLPRLVRVLGVEIPPDEVVSVLTRLGLEVRLEGDSVFAVPPVGRRDLEREEDLVEEVARHHGYDRIPEAMPCEIMQQGRRPVTLEAEGAARDALVRAGLTEAMTLSLVHPRALDQLGVEEGDPWRLAVPISNPLTADHTHLRSALLPGLLEAVRVNVARRQGAIHLFEIGRTFRAEGGVVRERRALAIAMRGVWLAGFWEDARDLREATLLHLRGVLETLSGELRAGPLAVEAGGPAWMHPARCGRVSVGGVEAGVMGELHPQVAARFDLPGRTCVSEMDLDVLLGRAVLQPRFTGMPRYPAVVRDVALVAPLGLPHAAVQGALVEAGGALLESVELFDAYTGPPLAPGTRNLAYTLTFRAPDRTLTGEEIEGLMLEICAALAARLPVKVRA
- the pheS gene encoding phenylalanine--tRNA ligase subunit alpha — protein: MPDDVDRLVTQTIEALGGVTAPDVLEAMRHRVLGRRGEIAALLKGIPVLSGPERASLGARLNSARETLLAAFDGRAAELTTAQEAERLADERIDVSLPGRRGPLGRRHVLRRTLDEVERIFIGLGFEVVEGTEVETDEFNFGRLNMPRDHPARDTQDTFYLGDELLLRTHATVVDARVMVGRTPPMRIVTSGRCYRRDPVDATHMPVFHQVDGFMVGETITFANVKGVLAAFAREMFGPQTKTRFQPSYFPFTEPSAELAVSFEGRWLELGGCGMFHPRVLEMAGIDPQRYTALAFGLGVDRPAMVRYGIPDIRLLWENDLRLLEQF
- a CDS encoding RNA methyltransferase — its product is MITSTRHPLVQAMRRAGGHPRRDPLQRIVLDGPRLIQEALDAGIIIEAALIAGDEQDPAGSPLGARLRDAGARVCQATLRVVQAAGRVTTSQGVVALARRPSPPDAAILTSPGLLLLVADGIQDPGNLGTMVRTAAASGASAVAVTEGTADPFQPKAMRASMGAAFRVPVLGLDGASLRAALVACGVRVIVADARGDQDYTSAPLGPPLAIVVGNESAGPDPAWFDLGTRVRIPLLGPVESLNAAVAAGVLLYEVVRRRGAPPAIL
- a CDS encoding TrkA family potassium uptake protein, with protein sequence MTMSEFAVIGMGRFGRSVAATLHQLGHRVLAIDKNEDSLRRIADDVTHAVQLDSTDAEALRGVGIANMDAVVVAIGAAMQESILTTLILKELGCKKIVAKASNDLQGKVLDRVGADVVIYPERDMGVRIAHTLSSPGVLDYIEISPTFSIEELSVPDRLVGQTLGRLDLKARFGVSVLLIRRDSQLLISPDPETGLLAGDVLVVVGENRQLTRLETSL
- a CDS encoding potassium transporter TrkG translates to MVRQFALARHPWSGRLTLSPSQTIIIGFITIILVGAVLLSLPAASESGRPTPFLTALFTATSATCVTGLTVVDTADHYSSLGELVILVLIQLGGFGYMTSWALLALVLRWRIGLRERIILTESHNLYDLGGVVRFTRRLILMTLIVEASGATILTLRWMGEEPFVRALYLGVFHSISAFNNAGFDLMGGFRSLTAYAGDPVVSMIIAGLIILGGLGFSVLFDLRSRRLTLHSKTVLLATGMLIGIGTALIALFEFANPKTLGALPVPARLLAAFFQAVTPRTGGFNTIEIGALAEPTLMLIAALMFIGASPGGTGGGIKTTTFMAPLAVILSSIRGTGEPVMFGRRIMVQNINKALTIAFVSLAFVFAMSVMLAAIERVEFLPALFEITSGFGTVGLSTGLTPHLSPWGRIIVMLTVFSGRVGLLTVAFGLTRWHRPPRVRYPEERLYIG
- the rplT gene encoding 50S ribosomal protein L20 — protein: MARIKRGVTARRRHKKILRLARGYRGGQSRWYRLATQYVTRALAQAFAGRRLRKRQFRRLWVTRINAAARVSGVSYSRLISGLRKAGVSVNRKVLADLAVKDRTAFDALVARAKAHLES
- the rpmI gene encoding 50S ribosomal protein L35, producing MPKTKRHQGATKRIRTTGSGRLTRGRQHGGHLKVKKSPKRRRSLRAVVSVHASDEKRLRRLLPGQ